The sequence GCTCAACTATCTCTTTCACATTTTTACCACAAGTATAacatacccaattcccaaaccaaatgttctcaaacccaattttcccacacttaaattgtgcataccctctcactagtctaagctaaccaagtaGTCAAATTAAGGACGTTCATtgttttttgcttagagttaatgtTGTACTAAAATAGAGAATAAATgggataaaataggctcaacattggtttgcaaatgatgatgaaagggtaaggccatatgggtatgtaagcttagtgaaacaaaggcctcaatcacataagtgcatgcatacatcaaacattgaaaatatagaatcaagcaagacaaagatcacaattttagagagaacaacacacaccaaaacaaaatatattggttgataagatacAACCaatcaattaagctcaaaaatctcactaggcttgtgtgttcaagctctaaaaccatgttccaaattaaatttcttcaagcaagttcaacaaaaattttaattcaaattagtgaaatgccctaaaatagtttcttgaaaaagaaattattacttcaaccaagtagtacttaAATGCAAGCAACtgactacacatgcaatctatcatgccatgcaacaactaactaacaaagaagattaagaattggtgttggaaaaggaaGTAGTTACCCAAGGAAGTCGGTctcgacttccccacacttaaagattgcaccgtcttcggtgcatgcaaagatgagcaaggtggattagggttgctacaactgatgagctcctaCAAAGGATTGTGCAGaagaacttgtttgttgccccatttagaagttttcctttcccttcttggtggccagcctgaaaagggagaaaagacGGAAGATTAAGcccaaaaataaatcaaatagaATATAGGTggaggctaatgccaaataagaatggggttctcaactacatggtagctacaacatgtaagtgagaaaacaatataagcaaaGGGCATGTCGTTTGAACTCTGCACTGGCCACGCGTACGCTTCAGCCATGCGTTCGAGTCATTTGGACTATggcttggtcacgcgtacgcgtcatccatgtgtACGAATCGAgaccagcttctcaaatctccaaattcttgtgttactttcacttttgcatgcttcctttccatcctctaagccattcctgccctataaacctgagatcacttaacgcacatatcacggcatcaaatggtaataaaagaggattaaaaattaacgattttaaggcctaggaagcatgttttcaatcatagcacaaaattagaaaggaaacttaaaaacatgtaatttacatgaataagtgtgagaatagttaacaAAATCCACTCGATTCGATACAAATtaagtcataaaatagtggttcatcaaTGGTTGGAAAACTGGTGAAGGTAATCACACAAACTGACTTGGTTAAATATATGTTAACTTCTCCTATGCTAAGAGGTCGATTAGGGAAATGGATGTTAGCTTTAACAGAGTTTGATTTACAATATGTTCCAGCAAAGGCTGTGAAAGGTCAGGTTATTGCAGATTTTCTAGTAGACCATTCGAATAATCTGAATGACCAGGGGCAAACATAATTGATGTACATGTCGATTATTGGAAATTATATTTCGATGGTTCGAAAAATAAAGATGGTGCTGGAGTTGGGATTTTAATTATTTCACCAAAATGGGTTCTATCAGAATTTTTGTTTGAGTTAAAATACCCTTGTTTGAATAATGTGGCAGAATATAAGGCTTTAATATTAGGCCTCGAAATTTTGATTGGAAAAAGGGCTTTAGAGATTTAAATCCTTGGGGATTCTTAGTTAGTTTTGAAACAATTATCAAAAGAGTTCAATGTAATAATGAGAAGTTGTAGAAGTATTTAGCAATGGCACAGGAACTGTTAacatcttttcaaaaagtttcatTAGTTCATATTCCAAGGATTCAAAATGAAATTGCTAACGAGTTGGCCCAAATTGCATCAAGCTACAAAGTGTTTCTGGAAACATTGGGAAAATTGGCAAGGGTTTGtcaaattttagtaccagttGATGAGAGAGAAGCGTTGACTTTAGATGAATGGGAGGATGATGATTGGAGAAAACCAATTGCTGAATATTTATAAGATCCTAATGTTCGAGTCgacaataaaataaagttaaaagCAATGAACTTCGTGTTATTGGCTGATGAATTATATAAGAAAGGTCTCGATGGAAGTCTTTCTAGGTGTTTAAGTCATTCAGACAAAAATATTGCTTTGGGGAAGTTCATTGAGGTATATGTGGTGCTCATCAGGCTGGAATGAAAATGACATAGATACTACGTCGAAATCAGGTCTATTGGCCTTCTATGATTAAAGATTGCATTGATTATGCAAAAGCATATCAAGAATGTCAACGCCATGGAGTGGTATAACAGATCCCAGAATTTGAATTATATTCAATTATTAAACCTTGGCCTTTTCGAGGATGGGCTCTGAATTTGATTGGGGTGACATAACCTCCTTCGTTGAAAAATCACAAGTTCATTCTGGTGGTGATTGATTATTTCACGAAGTTGGTTGAAGCTGTTCCTTTAATAAAAGCTGGATAAAATGAAGTGATAGACTTTATCGAAGAACATATAATCCATCGATTCAGAATTCCTCAAACTTTGAGTAATAATCAAGGAACTATGTTTACTGGTCAGCAGATTAAGAATTTTACAGCTTCAAGAAACATTAATATGGTTACTTCAACTCCATATTATGCACAAGCTAATGGGCAAGTTGAGGCAGCAAATAAAATATTGATCAATTTGATTAAAAAACAAATTGGTAGTAAACCTCGAATTTGGCATGAAACTTTGAGTCAAGTATTATAAGCTTATCGAAATTCACCAAGAGGATCAACAGGTACTTCCCCTTATAAATTAGTATATGGTCATGATGCAGTTTTGCCACTAGAGATTAATCTCAATACATTAAGAATATTGAAACAAGATAAGTTGTCAGTCGATGACTATTGGAATGCAATATATGATGAATTGAATGATTTGGATTCAGAACATTTGTTGGCACTTGAAAATATGATTCAGCAAAAAGAAAGTGTTGCTCGAAATTATAATCGTCGAATAAAAGAGAAGTGTTTCAATATGGGTGAATTGGTTTTAAAAGTTGTATTGCCAATGAAAAAGAAGTCAACATTTCTTGGCAAATGATCTCATACTTGGGAAGGACCTTTCCAAGTGATGGATTTGTATTCTGGAAATGCATATCCAATTAAAGATATCAATTCTGAAAATGTGGTTAAATAGATAAATGGGAAATACTTGAAACAATATCGATGTATGCAGGATCAAGATTAGGAATATAAACAAATATATGAGAGCACAAGAAAAGTCATTATACATGGAGAATGTTCTAAGTAGGTGGAATAAGGGGTGCCAGAAGGTCAGCTAATTCGGAATAAAGTTGAACCCTCTCACTGTCCAAAACGGAAAGCGCTTCGATTTGCTCATATTCTTCCGTTTGAGCCTTGTCAAGTTGCTTGTTTAATTCTTTCTGTTTGCCTTCTGTAATGCAAAGTTCTGTGAAGATTGCTTGTTGTTTATGTTGAACTGTGGCCAAGGGGATAGCTAAGTCagctttttttttcaaattttagccAGTTTTTGTTCAATTTGGGCCAGTTTTGCTTCAAGCTCTTCTTCTTGTTTGTCATAGTAGGTTTGAGCATTGAAGGCTTGATTAATCCTCAAATCATACTCTTTGCATAATGTTTTCATTGGTTGAAGAACCTTATTAATTTCTTCTGATCCGATCTTTGATTTTGGCCACTTTCTCCTTGGCCTCTTGCAACTTGTCCTGGACAGTGATATAGTAATTTGAAACTTTTATAAACTTCTTGACTACAGCAGAATATTGGAGAGGAACCTGAAATTTGAGAGAAGAGCTCAGAATGTCATAAAGGAAAGCATTTAGGTTTGATTGATTGGTCCATTCTAAGGGAGCATGTGTTAAAAGTCTCAAAAGAGTGGTTAGTTGTTAGAGAGTGTGTCGGTTGAGCTCAGAAGGAAGGCTTGATGTTGAAGGGTCCTCAGGAGTTGGATTTGAAAGAGGCACTTCATCTTCCTGAATTATTAGTGTTAGAAAGGCAGCAAGTTCAGCCATATTAGCATCAGAAGAGATAGAGGTGATATCAGGAATCTCAGGTGATGGTTGAGGATCATATGAAGAAGAAAGCTCAATGGTTCTTTCTGGGCTTAAAATTCTTCGAGGAGAGGGGACATTCCCTGTATCCTGAGTAGGTAATTCAGGGCTTTGTGCAACAGGAGATTTGTGAAGTGCATCAGTTTGAATTGGAGAACGAAGATCTTCAACGGGTTGATTTTCTAGTGGTAAGGATTGCCCTTGGGTTAAATCGACCAAAACTTGTGTTTCAGGCAAGATGACTTGAATGGGCTC is a genomic window of Arachis ipaensis cultivar K30076 chromosome B06, Araip1.1, whole genome shotgun sequence containing:
- the LOC107647065 gene encoding uncharacterized protein LOC107647065, yielding MNFVLLADELYKKGLDGSLSRCLSHSDKNIALGKFIEIKNFTASRNINMVTSTPYYAQANGQVEAANKILINLIKKQIVLPLEINLNTLRILKQDKLSVDDYWNAIYDELNDLDSEHLLALENMIQQKESVARNYNRRIKEKCFNMGELVLKVVLPMKKKSTFLGK